The genome window ACCCGCGGGCGCAGGGCGCGAGCAGACCGCTCGGGGCGCGACGGCGGGGCCGGCCGGCACCGTCCTGGCCTACCTCACGGCGCGGGCCGCGCTGCACGCGCCCGACGTGCCGGCCGCCGGGATCCCCGGCGAGCGGTGCGGACCGCCCGCGTCGATCGCGGACGTCGTCGACGCGCTCGCGGACGCCGCCGACGACGCGGCCGTGCACGGCTGGCCCGTGCTCGCACTGGCCTGCCGGGCCGAGCACGCCCTGGCGTGCGCACGCGCGGGACGGGTCGCAGAGGCGCGCGCGGGTGCACGCGGCGTCCTCGTGGACGGCGCGGCGCACGGCTGGGACCGCTCGCACGTCACCGCACCGGCGCACCTCGCGGCGGGGCTGGCCGCCTACTGGTGCGACGAGCCGGCGACCGCGCGCCACGAGCTGACCGCCGCGGTCGAGGCCGGCGCGTCCCGCCCGGGCCTCGTGGCGCGGGCGGCGTGCGTCCTGCTGCACCTGAGCCTCGCCGACGGTGACCCCGCCGGTGTGACGAGGGCGCTGGCCGTCGTCGAGGACGCGCGCGCCGTGACCGGGGAGCCGTCGCCGCCCGGGGTGTCGCGCGGCTACCTGGAGGCCGTCTCGCGCGTCGCGCAGGGCGGCGGACGCGATGCGCTCGCGCTCGCCGACCCCGCCGACCCCGCGTGGTCGTCGCCCGCGGGGTCGAGCTGGCGCAGCGACGTCCACCGGCGTGCCGGTGACCGCGGCGCGGCGCTGCGCGCGCTGGGGGACGCGGACGTCGAGCCGTCGTGGCACGTCGCCGACCGTGTGGCGGCCCACGCCGCGCGCGCGCTGCTGCACGTCGACGCGGCGCAGGCGCACCGGTCGCTCGAGCGCGCGCGCTCGACGACGCGGCCACGGACGGCGTCGTGCGGCCCCTGCGGGACCGGGCCGCGGCGCTGCGGCCCCTCCTGGCGGCGCACCTGGGCCGGGGCAGCGCCCACGAGGCGCTCGTGACGCGGCTGCTGGTCGCGGAGCAGGACGCTCCCGCGCCGCGTCCGTCGGCCTGGGCGCTCACCGAGCGGGAGCTGCAGGTGCTCGCGTGCCTGCCGTCGCACATGACCGTCGAGGAGATCGGGGGCGCGCTGTTCGTCTCGGTGAACACCGTCAAGACCCACCTGCGGGCCGTCTACCGCAAGCTCGACGTCTCGACGCGTCGCGACGCCGTCCACGTGGCCGTGCAGCGCGGTCTGCTCTGACCGGCGCCGCACGACCACGCGGCTGCGGGCACGAGGGTCAGACGTTCTCCTCGAACGCCTCGCGCAGCTTGTCCTCGTCCTCCTGCGACAGGTTCGTCTGGATGAGCTCGCCGTGGATCCCGCGCTCCTTGAGGCCGGCCACGACGCGGTCCGGCACGTCGCTCTGCGCGAGCAGGAACAACGCCGACGTCCCCGGCGTGACCTTGCTGCGGACCTCCTTGATGAAGTCGTCGTCGATGCCCACGTCCGTCAGGGCCCCGCCGATGGCGCCCGCTGCGGCTCCCACGATCACGCCCACGAGCGGCATGAAGAAGAGCAGACCGAACAGCAGGCCCCAGAACGTGCCGCCCAGCGCACCGATCGCGGTCAGGCTGTTGGCCTGCCGCGTCCTGGGCTTCTTCTTGTCCGGCTGCCAGGAGACCGTCGCGGCGTCCTGCACGTCGATGAGGTGCTGCTTCTGCAGCTCGAGCACCGCGGCCTCCGCCTGCTCGGCCCCTTCGGGCGTCTCGAACTTCCACACGCTGAGAGTGGCCACCGTCGTCTCCTCGTCCGCGACGACCTCCTGCTACCCGGGCACGTCCCGGGGGGCCGTCGCCCCTCCAGCGTCACGTGGTGCTGGTCACGGCGCCTCACCCTGTGCGGGTGATCCGGTGTGCGGGCGTGCGCGTCGGTCCGGTCGTGCCGCCGTGGGCGACGTCAGGCCAGGACGACGACCGCGCGTGCCGGCACCTCGACGACCAGCGGCTCGCCCGCGCCGCCGGGGGGCCGGACGACTCCTCCCGCCCAGTCCGCGACGACCTCGACCGGACGCCGCACGGGCACCGGCACCGCCGCGGGGGTGTGCGCGAGGTTGACCACCACGCGCGCGTCGCCGCGGTGCAGGACCAGCGCGCCGTGCCAGGGGCCGTCCCCGCCGTCCGGGACGGGGTGCACGTCGAGCGACGTGCGGCTGCGGTCGCCCGAGCCGAGGTCCGGGACCGCACGACGCAGCGCCACCAGGACGCGGTACCACTCCAGCAGCCGCGCGTGCCCGGGCCGCGCGGGTTCGTCCCAGTCCAGGACGCTCGCCGCGAAGGTGGCCGGGTCCTGCGGGTCGGGCACCTCGACGTCGTGCCCGTACAGGTCGGCCCAGCCGTGGCCGCCGAACTCCCGCGTGCGCCCCTCGCGCACCGCGGCGGCCAGCTCGGGCTCCGGGTGGTCGGTGAAGTACAGCCAGGGCGTGGTGGCGCCCCACTCCTCGCCCATGAACAGCAGGGGCGAGAACGGCGAGAGCAGGACGAGCGCGGCCTGCGCGGCCTGCCCGCCCGGGTCGAGGCGGGAGGAGGGCCGGTCGCCCAGCGCGCGGTTGCCGACCTGGTCGTGGTTGGCGTCGAAGGCCACGAACCGGTGGCCGTCCACGTCGTCGGGCACGGGGGCGCCCCACGGCTCGCCGCGGAACGTCGACATCGAGCCGTCGTGCACGAACACCCGCGTGAGCGCCGTGCGCAGCGTCTCGGGCGAGCCGAAGTCGACGTAGTAGCCGTGGCGCTCGCCCGTGACCAGCGCGTGGATCGCGTGGTGCACGTCGTCCGCCCACTGGCCGGTCATGCCCCAGCCGCCGTCGTCCGTGGTGGCCAGGCTCACGACGTCGTTGAGGTCGGACTCCGCGACCAGCCCGATCGGGTGGCCCAGCGCGGCCGCGAGCTCACCGACCTCGTCGCTCAGCTGCGCGAGCAGGTGGCGGGGGGAGTCGTCGCGCAGCGCGTGCACGGCGTCGAGGCGGAAGGCGTCGACGTGGAAGTCGCGCGCCCAGCGCAGCACCGAGTCGCAGATCCACCGGCGCACGTGCTCCGAGCCGGGCCCGTCGAGGTTGATCGCGTCGCCCCACGGCGTGCTGTGGGCGTCCGTGAAGTACGGCCCGAGCTCGTTCAGGTAGTTGCCGGAGGGGCCCAGGTGGTTGTGCACGACGTCCAGGCAGACGGCGAGCCCGTGGGCGTGCGCGGCGTCGACGAACGCCTGGAGCGCCGCCGGGCCGCCGTACGGCTCGTGGACCGCGTACAGCGCGACGCCGTCGTAGCCCCACCCGTGGCGGCCGTTGAACGCCGCGACGGGCAGCAGCTCGACCACGTCCACGCCGAGCTGCACGAGGTGCTCGAGGCGTTCGGCGGCGGCGGCGAGCGTGCCCTGAGGCGTGAACGTGCCGACGTGCAGCTCGTACGTCACCGCACCGCGCACGTCGACGCCGCTCCACCCGTCGTCCGTCCACGTGAAGCGGTCGGTGTCGAAGACGCGGGCCGGGCCGTGGACGCCGTCCGGCAGCCACGCCGCCCGGGGGTCCGGGCGCGGGTCGCCACCGTCGAGGGAGAAGGTGTAGTCGGTGCCGTGGGCGAGGGGCGTGTCGGACGTCCACCACCCGTCCTGCTCGGGACGCAGAGGCGTGCGGGTGCCCTCGGCGGGCAGCACCAGGTCGACGCCGCGGGCGAACGGTGCCCACAGGCGGGGTGCCAGTGGCATGTCAGGCTCCTTCCCGCACGAGCAGCGCGACCGGCAGCCGCTCGAGGACGTCGGCGACGCGCTGGACGCCGCCCCGCACCACCCGGTCGGTCAGGACGTCGTGCCACGTGCCCTCGGGAAGGGCGACGGTGTGGTCCGCCCACCCGCCGAGCCGCTCGACCGCCGCGGCCAGCCGGGTCGCGACCACCGCGACGCGCGGCTCCCCGGCGACGGTCCGCGCGTACGTCAGCGAGTACCCGGACGAGTGCGGCAGCGGCACGAACCCGGCGTCCGGCCCGACGAAGGCGTCCGCGACGTCGCGCCGCACGCGCAGCGCCCGGGACGTGACCAGCATCTTCTCGTCGGCCAGGCCGCGCGGGCCGGCACCCTCGTCGAGGCGGGCCAGCCGCGCGGCGAGCGCGTCGGCGTCGACCCACCGGCGGTTGTCGGGGTCGACCAGCACGGGGTCGGGCACCTCGGTGCCCTGGTACACGTCCGCGACGCCCGGCAGCGTCAGCTGCACGAGCTTCGTGCCCAGGGTGGCGGCGCGCACGGCCTCGCGCGTGCGCACGTCCCAGTCGCCCAGCAGGCCGAGCACCACCGGGTCCGTGCGGGCCTGCCGCGCCGCGGACAGGACGGACGCCTCGTACGCCTCGTCGGGCGCGGTCCAGGACGTGTGCGACTTGGCCTCGCGGACCGCCTTCGTGAGGTACTCGACGAGCCGGTCCTCCGCGATCGGGCCGTCGTCCGTCCACGTGCCGGCGAGCGTCTGCCACAGCAGGTACTCGGTGCGCCCGTCGAGCAGCGCACCCCGGTACGACGCGGACGCGCGCCGCAGGTCGTCGACCAGCACGGACCACTCGCGCGGCAGCTCGGACAGCACGCCCAGCCGCGCGCGCGTGTCCTCGCCGCGCTTCGTGTCGTGCGTCGACAGCGTGGTCATCCCCAGGGGGGCCGACGCCTGCGCCCGCGTGGCCCACGCGGCCAGGTCGGTCGGCGTCGTCGCGAACCGTGCCGGCTCCCCGCCGACCTCGCAGAGCGCCACGAGGTGCGTCCAGCGGTAGAAGGCGGTGTCCTCGACGCCCTTGGCCATGACGGCCCCGCACGTCTGCTGGAACCGGACGACGAGCTCGTCGCGCCGCGGGTCGCGCGTGCGGCCCGCGGACCCGGCCTCCCGGCCGAGGAGCAGGTCGACGAGCACGTCCATCGTCGCATCGCGCTCGGTGCCGAGCCGCCGGCGCGCGCGCTGCGCGGCGGCGGTCATGACGGTGACGGAGGTCGTCGGCGCCGGCACGCCCGGCACCACGTACGCGCGGTAGCGGTCGAACGCGACGAGCAGCTCGACGAGGCACTCCTCGAGCGCGCGCCACGTGTGGTCGCGCAGGCGCAGGTCGTCGTGGCAGATCTCCGCCGCGAGGTTGGTCAGCCGGTGGACCTCGGCGTACAGGGGGCCGTCGACCACCTCCCGCTTGGCGGTCTCCTCGACGTCGTCGAACGCGTCGGACACGTCACCGGTCAGCCGGTGCATCACCGAGCCGAGGACCCCCGCGCCCCCGGGGTCGACGAACGCCTGCTGCACGCGCCACAGCGCCTCGTAGCCGGTGCTGCCCGCGGTCGCCCAGTCGTCGGGCAGCTCCTCGGTGCCGGCGAGGATCTTCTCGACGACGACCCAGGCACCGTCGGTCGCCTCCCGCAGCCGCGCGAGGTACCCCGCGGGGTCCGCCAGGCCGTCGGGGTGGTCGATGCGCAGACCGTCGACCACGCCGTCGCGCAGCAGCCGCAGCACGAGCGCGTGCGTCGCGTCGAACACCTCGGGATCCTCGACCCGCACGGCCACCAGCGTGCCGACGTCGAAGAACCGCCGGTAGTTGAGCTCCTCGTCGGCGACCTTCCAGTACGCGAGGCGGTAGTGCTGGCGCTCGACGAGTTCGGCGAGCGGCAGCTGCTCGGTGCCCGACCGCACGGGGAACACGTGGTCGTGGTAGCGCAGGACCGTGCACGTGCCGACGCCCGGCACGTCGAGCTCCTCGAGCTGCAGCTCGCCGCGCGCGAGCACGGCACCGATCCGGTCGCCGAGCACGGGCATGAGCAGCGCGCCGTCGCCGGCCGACCAGTCGACGTCGAACCACGCCGCGAACGGCGAGTCCGAGCCGTCGGCCAGCACGGACCACAGCGCGCGGTTGTGCCACACGGGCGTCGGCACGGCCATGTGGTTGGGCACGATGTCGAGCACGAGACCGAGCCCGGCGTCGTGCGCGACGTCGGCCAGGCGCCGCAGGCCCCCCTCGCCGCCCAGGACGGGGGAGACCCGGTCGTGGTCGACCACGTCGTACCCGTGGGTCGAGCCGGGCGCCGCCGCGAGGACCGGCGACAGGTACACGTGGGTCACGCCGAGGCTCGCGTAGTACGGGACGCGCGCCGCGACGTCGTCGAACGTCAGGTCGGCGCCCAGCTGCACGCGGTAGGTGGAGACGGGCACCGGGTGCCCGGCCCGCACCGACCGGCGCTCGGGCACCGACCGCTCGGTGGCGGCCTCGCTCATACCCGGCCCTCCCGCATCGCGCGGCTGGCCTCGCGCGAGGCGACCGCGGCGGACCCGCTGCCGGACGCCGACGGCAGGTCCTGCTCGGGCGGGCGGGTGAGCAGCACCATCGAGCGCGGCGCGAGCGTGACGCGTCCGCGCGAGCGGATCTCCCGCCCGGGCCGCACCTGCGCGTCGGTGTCGAGCACGGCGGTCCACACGTCGCCGTACTCGGCGCCCGGCAGCTGGAACTGCCGCTTCTCCCAGTGCCCGTTGAAGAGCAGCAGGAACGAGTCGTCGACGACCTCCTGCCCGCGGAGGTCGGGCTCGCTGATCGCCTCGCCGTTGAGGAACACCATGACCGCGAACGCGTGCTCCGAGCTCCACGCCTCGTCGGACATCTGCCCGCCCGTGGGCGTCATCCACGCGATGTCCCGCAGGTCCGACTGGCCGCCGTGCTCGGCGGCGCCCGCGAAGAACCGGCGCCGCCGGAAGACCGGGTGGTCGCGGCGCAGGTGGATGACGCGCCGCGCGAACTCGAGCAGCGACTGACGTTCGTCGTCCAGGTCCCAGTCGACCCACGTGATCTCGTCGTCCTGGCAATAGCCGTTGTTGTTGCCGCCCTGCGTCCGGCCGATCTCGTCGCCGTGCGCGATCATCGGCACGCCCTGCGACAGCAGCAGCGTCGCGAGGAAGTTGCGCTGCTGGCGGGCACGCAGGGCCAGGACCGCGGGGTCGTCCGTCGGCCCCTCGACGCCGCAGTTCCACGACCGGTTGTGGCTCTCGCCGTCCCGGTTGTCCTCGCCGTTGGCCTCGTTGTGCTTGTCGTTGTACGACACCAGGTCGCGCAGCGTGAACCCGTCGTGCGCGGTCACGAAGTTGATGCTCGCGATCGGCCGGCGACCGGTGTGCTCGTACAGGTCCGAGGAGCCGGTCAGCCGGCTCGCGAACTCGCCGAGGGTCGAGGGCTCGCCGCGCCAGAAGTCGCGCACGGTGTCGCGGTACTGGCCGTTCCACTCGGTCCACAGCGGCGGGAAGCCGCCGACCTGGTAGCCGCCCTCGCCGAGGTCCCACGGCTCGGCGATGAGCTTGACCTGCGAGATGACCGGGTCCTGGTGGACGAGGTCGAAGAACGCCGACAGGCGGTCGACCTCGTGGAACTGGCGGGCCAGCGTCGCGGCGAGGTCGAAGCGGAAGCCGTCGACGTGCATCTCGGTCACCCAGTACCGCAGCGAGTCCATGATGAGCTGCAGCACCGCCGGGGAGCGCATGAGCAGGGAGTTGCCCGTGCCGGTGGTGTCGAAGTAGTGCGACTGGTCCTCGTCGACGAGGCGGTAGTAGCTCGCGTTGTCGATGCCGCGGAAGCTCAGCGTCGGGCCCATGTGGTTGCCCTCGGCCGTGTGGTTGTAGACCACGTCGAGGATGACCTCGATGTTCGCGGCGTGAAGCGCCTTGACCATCGACTTGAACTCCTGGACCTGCTGCCCGCTGCCCGCCATCGAGGCGAAGCCGTTGTGGGGAGCGAAGAACCCGATCGTGTTGTAGCCCCAGTAGTTCGACAGACCCTTCTCCTGCAGCGAGGGGTCGTTGACGAACTGGTGCACCGGCATGAGCTCGATCGCGGTGATCCCGAGCCCCGACAGGTGCTCGACGACCGCCGGGTGGCCGAGCGCCGCGTACGTGCCGCGCATCTCCTCGGGCACGGCCGGGTGCAGCCGCGTCAGCCCCTTGACGTGGGCCTCGTAGATGACCGACTCGTGGTACTCGTGCTCCGGCGGCCGGTCGTGCCCCCAGTCGAAGAACGGGTTGACGACGACCGAGGTCATGGTGTGGCCCGCGGAGTCCGACTCGTTGCGGCTCTTCGGGTCGCCGAACGTGTAGGAGTACAGCGACGGGTCGCCGTCGATCTGCCCGTCGATCGCCTTGGCGTACGGGTCGAGCAGGAGCTTCGACGGGTCGCACCGGTGCCCGGCCGCCGGGTCGTAGGGGCCGTGCACGCGGTAGCCGTACTTCTGCCCGGGCGCGATCGCGGGCAGGTAGCCGTGCCACACGAACGCGTCGACCTCGGGCAGGTCCACCCGGGTCTCGGTGCCGTCGGCGTCGATGAGGCACAGCTCGATGCGTTCGGCGACACCGGAGAACAGGGCGAAGTTGGTCCCCGTGCCGTCGTAGGTGGCGCCGAGGGGGTAGGGACGTCCGGGCCAGATCTGCATGGCCACAGCGTGCCAGGGACATGGGATGTCGGCTCCTCGAGCGGGTGTGCTCGACGTCACGTCCGTCCCTCACCGGCCGGTGAGGTGCCGGCTCAGCCGAGGGAGACCAGGTCGCGGACGTCGTCGTCGGGAAGCACGTCGACGACGGCGGTCACGACCAGCTCGCGCAGGGTCGCGGTGCCGCGGTGCACCGAGAGGAACGCGGTGTCCGAGGCGTCCCGGCCGGTGGCGATCCGCACGAGCGTCGAGCGCGGTGCGAGCGTCGTGGCGTCCACGACGCGCCACCGGCCGTCGACGTAGGCCTCGGCGACCGCGTGGAAGTCCATGGGGTCCAGCCCGGGCGCGTACACGGCGACGACGCGCGCCGGGACGTCCAGCCCGCGCAGCAGGGCGACGACGAGGTGCGCGAAGTCCCGGCAGACGCCCCGGCGCGCCAGCAGCGTGCGGACGGCGCCGTCCGTGGGCAGGCTCGCGCCGGGCACGTACGCCACCCGCGTGCCGACCCACGAGCTGACGGCGGCGAGCAGGTCGACACCCGCCAGCCCCCGGAACTCCGAGCGCGCGGTCGGCGCGAGCTCGTCGGACTCGCAGTACCGGCTGGGGCGCAGGTAGACCAGCTCGTCCGACGGGGCGGCGGGCACCTGCTCGGCGCGGCCGGTCACCGTCGCGCGGTAGTCGACCGTCAGGAGGCCGGGCTCCACGTCGAGGACGTGCAGCCGCGTCCCGTGCGGGTCGTTCACCTCGCGCGGCACGACCGGGCGTCCGGCCGAGGTCACGGTCAGCTGCTCGCTCGGGTCGTGGACGTCGGCCACGGCGATCTCGAGGACCAGGCGGGCGGGGGAGGTGACGTCCACGGTCAGGTGGGCGGTCGCGTCGCGCTTCACGTGCGTCATGGTCGCAGAGTCCGGGTGACTCCGCGCGGGGGAGATGCGGTAGTTCGTCACGCTTGGGCGAAGCGTTTAGGGACGCTGGTCCTTTCGGCGTCGACCGTCCTGTCGGCTAACGTGTCAGGACCCTCACCAGAGTCGGCGCGGGTCGGCGGAGAGCGAAGCGAGGCACCCATGACCGCAACGCCCGGGCGGACGGAGGCGCGCGTCACCGTCATCGTGCCGACGTTCAACGAGGCCCCGAACGTCGCGGAGCTGGTCCGCCGCGTCGGCGCGGTGACCCAGGGGCTCGGGGTCGAGCTGCTGTTCGTCGACGACTCGTCGGACGGCACCCCCGACGTGGTGCGGGCCGTCGCCCCCACCGCCGACCTCCCGGTGCGCGTGATCCACCGCGACGAGCCCGTGGGGGGACTCGGGGGCGCGGTCCTCGAGGGCGTGCGTGCGTCCACGACCCCGTACTTCCTCGTCATGGACGGCGACCTGCAGCATCCGCCCGAGCTCATCCCCAGCCTCGTCAAGCGGGTCCAGGAGCCCGACGTCGACGTCGTCGTGGCGTCGCGCTACATCGGCGACGGGTCGAGCGCGGGGCTCTCGGGTGTCGTGCGGCAGGCCGTGTCCTCGACCTCCACGGCGGTCACCCGAGCGATGTTCCCGGTGCGGCTGCGGGACTGCTCCGACCCCATGACCGGGTTCTTCGCCGTGCGGAAGGCCGCCGTCGACCTCGACGCGCTGCGCCCCCGGGGCTTCAAGATCCTGCTGGAGATCCTCGCGCGCCACCCCATGCGCGTCGTCGAGGTCCCCTTCGTGTTCGGGTCCCGGTTCGCCGGCGAGTCCAAGGCGAACCTCGCGCAGGGCGTGCACTTCATGTGGCAGCTCGCGGGCCTGCGCTTCGGGCGCATGTCGCGGTTCGCCATCATCGGCGGCATGGGTGCCGTCGCCAACATCGCGATCGTCGCGCTGCTGACGACGCTGGGCGCACCGTGGCTCCTGGCGGCGCTCGTGGCCGCCGAGCTCACGATCGTCGGCAACTTCCTGCTGCAGGAGCGCTTCGTGTTCCGCGACCTGCGGCACGAGGGCAAGGGCGCGTGGGCGCGGTTCGGCCAGTCGTTCACGTTCAACAACGTGGAGACGCTCATCCGGATGCCGATCATGGCGCTGCTGGTCGAGACCATGCACGTCGCGGCCGTGCTCGCCACGGCGATCACCATCGCGGTCGCCTTCGTGGTGCGCTTCACGTTCCACTCGCGCGTCGTCTACCGTCCGCGCGAGTCGAGCCGGCGCGCCGAGATGATCGAGCGCGAGGCGGAGCAGGCGGGCGAGGCTCCGGCTCCCCGCACCGAGAGCGTCTGACCGGTCGGTCCCGGCGTGCGGTCGGGGGCGCGGCACCGCAGGATCAGGTGATGCCGACTCCGGGAGCGCGCCATGACCCAGCAGCCTGACGCCCAGCTCGACCTCACGCTCGTGCGGACGTACATCAACGACCACATCGCCGGCGCCCGCGCGGTCTCGGCACGTGTCGAGCGCATGAGCCGCAACCCGGACGCCGGCGAGGACGCTGCTGCCCTCGCGCAGCTCGCACGCGAGCTGCGTCAGGAGCTCGAGGTGCACGAGGCAACGGCCCGCGACCTCGGGCTGCCGCTGTCGCGGTGGAAGCACGTCGGCGCGGCGGCCGCCGAGCAGCTGGGGCGGCTCAAGCTCAACGGCCGGGTCCTGCGCCGCTCACCGCTGTCCCTGGTCCTCGAGCTCGAGATCCTGCGCTCGGGGCTGGAGGGCAAGCGGCTGGGCTGGACGACGCTGCGGGAGCACGCCGACGCGCTGGGCCTGGACCCCGACCGGCTCGACGCGCTCATCGCGCGGTCGCGTGCGCAGGCGGACCTGGTCGAGGAGATCTCCCGCCACCACCGCGCGGACGCCTTCGCGGCCCCCGGTGCGCACGAGCCGGCCGCCGCCGCAGGCACCGGCGCCTAGGCCCCGGTCGACGGGGACGGCGATGGACCCGCTGCAGGAGTGGACGGAGCTGGTCGCGCCGACGCTGGGCGTCGACCCCGGGCTGGTCGCGGCCACGCAGGACGACGTGCTCGACATGGTGCGCGACGTCGCGCACGGCGTCGTGCGCCCCGCGGCGCCGCTGACGGCCTACGTCGTGGGACTCGCCGCAGGGCGTGCGGGTGGCCGGGGCGAGGACGTGGCCGCGGCCGTCCGTGCCGCCCTGACCCAGGTCGACGAGCTCCTCAGCGCGCGGGGCCCGGCGACGGGCTGAGCCCGCGGGCGAGGCGCCGTGCGACGGTCAGGTCGTCGGGGTCGTCGACGTCGAGCGTGGTCCGCGGGTCGAGCGGCACCCGCACGGTGCGCAGGCCGTCCACCAGCTCCCGCACCGGTCGGTCGTGCACGGCGCCGGTGAGACGCTCGCGCACGGCCGCCATGCGGTAGGCGGCGAGCAGCGGCTGCTCGCGCCCGTCCGGGCCGGTCGCGAGCGCGGCGTCGACGTCGTCGGCGAGCGCACGCCGCAACGCCGGGACGGCCGCGCCCGCGAACGGCTGGTCGCCCGCCAGCAGGACGACCACCTGCGCCTCCGGGTGCGCGGCGAGCCCGGCCGCGACGCCTGCCGCCGCCGCGGCGTACGGGCCGCCGAGCGGCGGGTCCTCCCGAGTCCACAGCACGTCGCGTCCCACGTCGCGCGGAGGGCCGACGACGACGACCGGGAGCGCACCGACGGCGTCCAGCAGGCGTCGCAGGACGGGCCGCCCGTCGACGTCGGCGTCGGTCTTGTCCACACCGCCGAGGCGGCGCGCGGTACCGCCGGTCAGCACGACGACGAACGCGGGAGGGAACGTCACGCGGCCACGCTACGACCCGCGGAGCGGCGCCGTCACGGCTCGGGGTCCCGCCACGCCGCCGCCGCGGCCACCTGCTCGACGTAGGGGGTCGCGGGGGCCGCCGCCACGTGCGCGGGCGCGCCGCGCTGGACCTCGCGGCCGTCCTGCAGGACGAGCAGCTCGTCCGCGAGCTCGAGCGCGTCCCGCAGGTCGTGCGTGACGACGAGCGCGGGCAGGCCGCTCGCCACGGCGCGTCGCACCACGTCGCGGACCTGCGCGCGCGTCGCGGCGTCGAGCGCCCCGAACGGCTCGTCGAGCAGCAGCGCCGACGGCAGCGCGGCGACCGCGCGTGCGACCGCGACGCGCTGGGCCTGCCCGCCCGACAGCCGGTCGGCGCGGGTGCGCGCCTGCGTCGCGAGCCCGACCTCGGCGAGCAGCGCGTCGGCGGTCGCGCGTGCGACGGGCGCCCGCACGCCCTGGGCGCGCGGGCCGAACGCCACGTTCTCGCGCGCCGAGAGGCGGCCGAACAGCAGACCGTCCTGCAGCGCGACGCCCAGGTGGCGCTCGTGCGGGGGCAGGTGCCGTCCGGTCGCGGCGTCCGCGAGCACGAGGTCACCCAGGCGGACGTGCCCGGCCGTCACCGGGACCAGGCCCGCGACCGCCTCGAGGAGCGTGGACTTGCCGCTGCCGTTGGGTCCCATGACGGCGAGCACGCCGCCGGCGGGCACGTGCAGGGCGACGTCGAGGCGGAACGCTCCGCGGTCCACGCGGACGTGCACGTCGAGCGTCATCGCGGACCCCGTCCCGACCGGGCCGCGTGCGCCCCGGGCAGACCACCGAGCCACCGGCCGCGCAGGGCGAGCAGGACCGCGACGGACAGCAGGAGCAGCAGGACCGACATGGCCACGGCCTGCTCGGGAGCGGCGTCCATCGCCAGGTAGACCGCGAGCGGCATCGTGCGCGTGGTGCCGGGGAAGCTGCCGGCGAACGTGACCGTCGCGCCGAACTCGCCGAGCGCGCGTGTGAAGCACAGGGCGGCCCCGGCGGCGACCCCCGGCGCGACCGCGGGCAGCGTGACACGCCGCAGCACGTACGCGGGCGAGGCGCCGAGGGTCTGCGCGGCGAGCGCCCGGCGCCGGTCCGCACCGCGCAACGCGCCCTCGACGGACAGCACCAGGAACGGCAGCGACACGAAGAGCTGGGCGAGCACGACGGCCACCGACGTGAACGGCACCGTGACGCCGAACCACGTGTCCAGCGTGCCACCCAGGAGCCCGCGCCGGCCCAGCAGCAGCAGCAGCGCGACGCCGCCCACCACGGGCGGCAGGACGAGCGGAACCGTCACGAGCGACCGCAGCAGCCAGGCGCCGCGCAGGTCGTCGTGCGCGAGGACCCACGCGAGCGGGACGCCCAGCACCAGCGCCGCGAGGGTCGCGCAGCCCGCGGTCAGCAGGGAGAGCCGCAGTGCCTGCAGCACCTGCGCGTCCGCGACGAGCGTGGGCAGGGCGGTCCAGGGCGTGGCGAGCAGCAGCGCGACGAGGGGGAGGACGAGCACGGCGGTGCCGACGACCGCCAGCGCGACGAGGACGGCCCCGCCCGGGG of Cellulomonas dongxiuzhuiae contains these proteins:
- a CDS encoding DUF1269 domain-containing protein, with the protein product MATLSVWKFETPEGAEQAEAAVLELQKQHLIDVQDAATVSWQPDKKKPRTRQANSLTAIGALGGTFWGLLFGLLFFMPLVGVIVGAAAGAIGGALTDVGIDDDFIKEVRSKVTPGTSALFLLAQSDVPDRVVAGLKERGIHGELIQTNLSQEDEDKLREAFEENV
- a CDS encoding response regulator transcription factor — its product is MTRLLVAEQDAPAPRPSAWALTERELQVLACLPSHMTVEEIGGALFVSVNTVKTHLRAVYRKLDVSTRRDAVHVAVQRGLL
- the treY gene encoding malto-oligosyltrehalose synthase — encoded protein: MSEAATERSVPERRSVRAGHPVPVSTYRVQLGADLTFDDVAARVPYYASLGVTHVYLSPVLAAAPGSTHGYDVVDHDRVSPVLGGEGGLRRLADVAHDAGLGLVLDIVPNHMAVPTPVWHNRALWSVLADGSDSPFAAWFDVDWSAGDGALLMPVLGDRIGAVLARGELQLEELDVPGVGTCTVLRYHDHVFPVRSGTEQLPLAELVERQHYRLAYWKVADEELNYRRFFDVGTLVAVRVEDPEVFDATHALVLRLLRDGVVDGLRIDHPDGLADPAGYLARLREATDGAWVVVEKILAGTEELPDDWATAGSTGYEALWRVQQAFVDPGGAGVLGSVMHRLTGDVSDAFDDVEETAKREVVDGPLYAEVHRLTNLAAEICHDDLRLRDHTWRALEECLVELLVAFDRYRAYVVPGVPAPTTSVTVMTAAAQRARRRLGTERDATMDVLVDLLLGREAGSAGRTRDPRRDELVVRFQQTCGAVMAKGVEDTAFYRWTHLVALCEVGGEPARFATTPTDLAAWATRAQASAPLGMTTLSTHDTKRGEDTRARLGVLSELPREWSVLVDDLRRASASYRGALLDGRTEYLLWQTLAGTWTDDGPIAEDRLVEYLTKAVREAKSHTSWTAPDEAYEASVLSAARQARTDPVVLGLLGDWDVRTREAVRAATLGTKLVQLTLPGVADVYQGTEVPDPVLVDPDNRRWVDADALAARLARLDEGAGPRGLADEKMLVTSRALRVRRDVADAFVGPDAGFVPLPHSSGYSLTYARTVAGEPRVAVVATRLAAAVERLGGWADHTVALPEGTWHDVLTDRVVRGGVQRVADVLERLPVALLVREGA
- the treZ gene encoding malto-oligosyltrehalose trehalohydrolase → MPLAPRLWAPFARGVDLVLPAEGTRTPLRPEQDGWWTSDTPLAHGTDYTFSLDGGDPRPDPRAAWLPDGVHGPARVFDTDRFTWTDDGWSGVDVRGAVTYELHVGTFTPQGTLAAAAERLEHLVQLGVDVVELLPVAAFNGRHGWGYDGVALYAVHEPYGGPAALQAFVDAAHAHGLAVCLDVVHNHLGPSGNYLNELGPYFTDAHSTPWGDAINLDGPGSEHVRRWICDSVLRWARDFHVDAFRLDAVHALRDDSPRHLLAQLSDEVGELAAALGHPIGLVAESDLNDVVSLATTDDGGWGMTGQWADDVHHAIHALVTGERHGYYVDFGSPETLRTALTRVFVHDGSMSTFRGEPWGAPVPDDVDGHRFVAFDANHDQVGNRALGDRPSSRLDPGGQAAQAALVLLSPFSPLLFMGEEWGATTPWLYFTDHPEPELAAAVREGRTREFGGHGWADLYGHDVEVPDPQDPATFAASVLDWDEPARPGHARLLEWYRVLVALRRAVPDLGSGDRSRTSLDVHPVPDGGDGPWHGALVLHRGDARVVVNLAHTPAAVPVPVRRPVEVVADWAGGVVRPPGGAGEPLVVEVPARAVVVLA